The following nucleotide sequence is from Anopheles stephensi strain Indian chromosome 3, UCI_ANSTEP_V1.0, whole genome shotgun sequence.
TTCTTTCATACTGCCCGAAATGCGACGCTTCAAGGAAGGCCTCGAGTACGCCGACTCGTTCAACACAAATCCAAACAAACTGCTGCTGACAAACTTTGACTGCTCGGCAATGTGGGTAAAGGAAGTCAAATTGCTCACCACAGCGCTGGCCGTTGATCCGTTGTATCTACAGCACGAGCACAGCAGTGCGATCGATTACCGACACTACGGTATTCCTCTCAGCAGACGCTTCCGAGCGTTGAAACTGTGGTTCGTCTTCCGGTCGTACGGTATCGTTGGACTACAGAAATACATTCGCAATCATATAGCACTGGCAAAACGATTCGAATCGCTGGTTACGTCCGACGATCGCTTCGAGGTGCGAAACGACGTCAACCTGGGACTCGTCTGTTTCCGACTAAAGTAAGTCCTTTTTGATCAGTTTAAAAATGGCCCTCCTGACTAACGCTAAATTGTTTAACTCTTCAGACAACAGGATCGCATCAATCGGGACCTGCTGGCGAGGATTAACCAGTCGGGCAAATTCCACATGACCCCCGCGATGGTACGGGGCAAATACATCATTCGCTTCTGTGTCACGTACGAGCACGCCACCGAGGAGCATATAGGTAGGTACTACACGAAACGGTAGTAGCAACACGTGTCTACCGGTTGTACACCTCAGTCGTAAAGCGGCGACGCGTTGTCATTTCCGAACCGTTGCCCACTATTAGCATAATTGttcaatattgatttttaccCTTTTTGCGATAAGAGCACGCGAAGAAGAGTTTCGTCCAGATTGTGTGCCGGAATCCTTCGGCATGATGCAATCGTACCGAACCGATGTTATCAGCAAATGTAACACCTTTTTGCGATAACGCGACTATGGAAATTATGCCGCCCTTTTGCAATAAACCTCTCACGCGCACCCTCTCCATTTCCGTTTCGCCCAACAGATTACGCATGGCAGGAAATTAAAAACTACGCCGAAGAAACACTTGCTGCCGAATGCCCGGAAGAGATCACAGAGCCTGTGCAGGCGACGAAGAAGCCTCCCAAGAAACTTACCCGCAGCATGTCCACACGTTTCTCCTTCACGCGCAGTGTTTCGCGGGAGATCTTCGAACGCCAGAACAGCCGGTaagtggatgatcttgtgagtGGACTGTCAAATGGCAGCTAACGAATGTCttcgtgtttcttttttctgggACAGCTCTCAACTTACGGACGGATGCACACCGATCGTCATCATCGACACCGATGACATCCTGGAGAGTCTACAGCGCGCCTCGAGGATGAACGGTGAGCGAAGTTCGAACGACACGTACGACACGGACAGTACGGAGGAGGCTAGCAATTGACTAAGCCGAGCAAATTCCTGCATTTCTCGCACGTCCCCATTCACTTCGTCCTCCTCCGCGGACGAGTCGCCGGACGGAGAAGAGACGGAAGGAAGCACGGGCTCGACCATTAACCGGTGCAATTCGGTTAAGCGATCGTGTGCTCAAGACAACGGTTACAGCCggctgcagcagcagtcgcATCATCAACCGCAGGACCCGGACGCGAGACCAACCAAGTCAAAAAGTTGCTCGAATATTAAGCAGTTGTGATAGACCCTGACCGTAGATTCGTGTTTAGCGCCATCGTTTTTTTGCAAAAGCATTTACTTTTCGATCGATGTTATCGACAGGGAGGACGCCCTGGTACGCAACCAGTGCAGTACCGActgaaaacaaacattatttatttatactaCACGCTTGGGCCAGTGTTTGTAGCATAGAATCTTCCCTTTAGCTTGTAAGTTGTATTCCTTCCCAACCATGACGGAATCACTTATCACACGCGTGCCACTCGAGCAAAGG
It contains:
- the LOC118510596 gene encoding aromatic-L-amino-acid decarboxylase, which gives rise to MNTEEFRKYGKQMIDYICDYGQTIDTRDVAPTVDPGFLRKLLPDEAPQKGEDFKRMLDDVETKIMPNMVHWNHPHFFAYFPSGNSYPSILGDMLSSAIGSIGFSWASSPAATELETIVLDWYAKALDLPCFFRSDAKGSRGGGVIQGSASECALVCMMAARARAIKELKGNHVDVHDSVYLPQLVAYASKEAHSSIEKAAKMAIVKLRALDTDSRGVFRGDTLRQAIQEDMAQGLTPCFVVATVGTTSACVFDNLVEIGQVCREVRSIWFHVDGAYAGNSFILPEMRRFKEGLEYADSFNTNPNKLLLTNFDCSAMWVKEVKLLTTALAVDPLYLQHEHSSAIDYRHYGIPLSRRFRALKLWFVFRSYGIVGLQKYIRNHIALAKRFESLVTSDDRFEVRNDVNLGLVCFRLKQQDRINRDLLARINQSGKFHMTPAMVRGKYIIRFCVTYEHATEEHIDYAWQEIKNYAEETLAAECPEEITEPVQATKKPPKKLTRSMSTRFSFTRSVSREIFERQNSRSQLTDGCTPIVIIDTDDILESLQRASRMNGERSSNDTYDTDSTEEASN